In Mycobacteriales bacterium, the genomic window CGTTGGGCAGGCCGACGATGCCGAGGGAGAGGCTCACGGCGTACGACGCTACCGGCGCGGTTTGTCGGACCTCCCTGCCATGGTCGCCGCATGACGATCACCCTCGCTCTGCTGGTCGGGCTCGCGCTCGGCCTGCTCCTCGGCCGGCTCCTGGCCCGGCGCGACGAACAGCTGTTGCTGTCCTCCTTCCAGGGGCTGGCCTCCAGGGCGCTGACCGGCAGCCGGCAGGAGAGCGACCGCGACGCGGCGGCCCAGCGGCAAGCGGTCGAGTCGCTGGTCGGCCCGCTGCGCGAGCAGCTCCAGCTGGTGGAGGCCCAGCTGCGCGGGCTCGAGGTCGAGCGAGCCAGAGCCTCCGCCGAGCTGCGCGAGCAGGTCAGCGGGGTGCGGCGCAGCTCCGAGCTGCTCGGCCGCGAGACCGCCTCCCTGGTCGACGCCCTGCGCCGACCGCAGGCCCGCGGCCGGTGGGGGGAGGTCCAGCTGCGCCGCTGCGTGGAGTTCGCCGGGATGCTCGACCGGTGCGACTTCACCGAGCAGGAGAGCCTTCCCGGGGCCGACGGCGCGGTGCTGCGGCCCGACCTGGTCATCCGGCTGGCCGGCGGACGCTCGATCGCCGTCGACGCCAAGGTCACGCTGGCCGCCTATCTGGAGGCCGTGGAGTGCGAGGACGCGCAGGAGGCCGCCGCGCGGATGGCCGCCCACGCGCGCCACCTGCGCAGCCACGTCGACCGCCTGGCCGACAAGGCCTACTGGGCAGCCCTTTCCGACAGTCCGGAGTTCGTCGTGCTGTTCGTGCCGGGCGAGGCCTTCCTCGCCCCGGCGCTCGAGCACGACCCCGCTCTGCTCGAGCACGCCTACTCCAGGCACGTGCACCTGGCCACACCCACGACGCTGGTGTCCCTGCTGCGCACCGCCGCCCACGCCTGGCAGCAGGAGCAGCTGACGGAGAACGCCCGGGCCGTGGTCGTGGCCGGCAAGGAGCTCTACACGCGGCTCGGCACCCTCGGCGGTCACGTCGACAAGCTCGGCCGCTCGCTCGGCTCGGCGGTGGCCGACTACAACCGCACCGTCGGCTCTCTCGAGCGCTCGCTGCTCCCGGCCGCCCGGCGGATGGCCGAGCTCGGGCTGGCCGAGGAGCCACCCGCGCTCCCGGCGACGGTCGAGGCGCTCCCCCGGCCGCTGGCCGCGCCGGAGCTGGTGCCGCCGCTGACCAGCACCGGCTAGGCCACGGTCAGGGGGCGCTGCTCCGGCTCGTCACTCCCGGCTACGGCTGCACGCCGTACGCCTCACAGAAGTCCACCGCGGCCTTGGCCACCACCGCAGCGGCGGTGGCACCCGCCGTCCGATGTTCGGCCAGCAGCCGGCGCGCGACCTCGGGGGCATCCAGTGCGGCGATCTCGTGCAGGTGTTCTCCGGCGTAGATCGCCAGCTCGCGGGCCGTCTCCTCCGGCAGGCCGGGATCCGCGCTGCGCGCCGTGGCGGCCACCCACCCGGGGTCGTAGCCGCCCGGCGGCGAGCCGCCGCCCGGCCCGTCCCTGTCCGGGGAGGCCGTACCGGGTGCGCTGTCGGAGGACACGCGACCCACCGTACGGCGCGCAGCCGCCACCGCGCCACGGGCGGTAGCGTCCTGGCCGTGACTGGGCCGACCCCCCCGATCGGGCACTCCCTGCCGGCGGGGGCATCCGTCGGGGACCGGCGCGGCCTGACCGCCACCGGCGCGGTCGCCGTTGCGTTGGGGCTCGGCCTGGCCGGCGGGGCGTACGACGTCGTCACCGGACCCGGCCTTCGCGACGTCTTCGCCGTCAGCTTCGTGCTCGGCTGCCTGCTCGCAGCGCTCACCGTGCACCGCGAGGATCTGCTCGCGGCCGTCGTGATGCCACCCCTGGTCTACGTGGTGCTGGCGCTGGTGGGTGCGGCGGTGGAGCACTGGGGCGCCGGCGGCTCGTTCCTCACCCGGCAGGCGCTCGAGCTGGCCAACGCCCTGCTGCTCGGCGCCCCGGTGCTGCTGGCCGCCACCGGCGCTGCGCTCGTGGTCGCTCTGGTGCGCAAGCTGCTCGGCTGAGTTCAGGAGTCCGCGATACCCGCGGCACGCAGGTCGCGGCGCAGCTCGGGCGGCAGCGCGAACTGCAGGTGCTCCTGCGCCGACTCGACCTCCTGCACCTCGCCGTAGCCACGCGCCGCCAGCCACGTCATCACGTCCTGCACCAGGATCTCCGGCACCGAGGCGCCGCTGGTCAGGCCGACCGTGGACACCCCCTCGAGCCACGCCTCGTCGATGTGGGACGCGTCGTCGACCAGCTGCGCCGCCCGGGCGCCGGCGTCCAGCGCGACCTCGACCAGGCGTACGGAGTTCGAGCTGTTGCGCGAACCCACGACCAGCACGAGATCGGCCTCGGCCGCGACCTCCTTGACGGCGACCTGCCGGTTCTGCGTCGCGTAGCAGATGTCGGCCGAGGGAGGGCCCTGCAGCAGCGGGAAACGCCGGCGCAGCGCCTCGACCGTCACGTTCGTCTCGTCCACCGACAAGGTCGTCTGCGACAGATAGGCGACCTTGTCCGGGTCGCGCACCTGCACCTGCGCGGCCTCGTCGACACCGTCCACGAGGTGGATGCGCTCCGGAGCCTGACCGGTGGTACCGACCACCTCCTCGTGCCCCTCGTGGCCGATGAGCACGATGTCGACGTCGTCGGCCGCGAAGCGCTTCGCCTCCAGGTGCACCTTGGTGACGAGGGGGCAGGTCGCGTCGATGGTCTGGAGCGCGCGCAGCTTGGCCTCGGCGTGCACGACCGGCGCGACGCCGTGCGCCGAGAAGACGACGGTGGCGCCCTCGGGCACCTGCTCGGTCTCGTCCACGAAGATGGCGCCCTGCGCCTCGAGCGTGCGCACCACGTGGGCGTTGTGGACGATCTGCTTGCGCACGTAGATCGGCGCGCCGTAGACCTCGAGGGCCTTCTCGACGGTCACCACGGCCCGGTCGACGCCGGCGCAGTAGCCGCGCGGCTTGGCCACCAGCACCCGCTTGGACGGTCGCGCAGAGGTCTCCGTCATGGCCTCCATCCTATGTGCGCGTCGCCCGGGCGCCCGGTGATCTTCCTCTCGCCGCGTGTGAGGGAGACCCTCGCGGGCACGCCTGGCAACAGCTCCCGCCCACCGAACCGAAGGACCCTGTCATGCCCCGCCTCGTCGCGAACCCCGTCGCCGCAGCCCTCGGGCTCGTGCCGACCGTCCTGGGTGGCGTCCGCCGCCTGCCGGGCAAGGTCGTGCAACTGCCGGTGTATGCCGTCGGCCACGCGCTGACGGGCCTCGGCACCGCTCGCCAGGGCCTGGACAACGCCCGCCACGGCTACGACGCGCTGGCCGAGCGGGGCGAGCGGCTGCTGGCCCGGCTGCGGGACACCTCCTTCGACCAGGTCGAGGACGTCGTCGAGGACGCCCTGCAGGGCACGCCGCTCGCGGGGCCCTACGACCGGGTCGAGGATGCGCTCGAGGACACCACCGAGAGCGTCACCCAGCTGGTGCGGACCGGCACGACCCGCGCGCGCAAGACGGCCGGCTCCGCGACGCGGGCCGCCGGTGCCGGTCTGCAGAAGGCCGCCGAGACGGTCGAGGACGCGGCGCACCGGGCCGGCGACGCAGGCACGGCTGCGACGTCGGGAGCCGGGGCGTCGGGAGCCGGGACGCTGGGAGCCGACGCCGAGGCACCCAAGGGGGTGCCGACGCCCAAGGCACCCGAGCCCGACACCACCCGGGTCGACACGGCGGCCAGCAGCGCCGTCGTGGAGACGGTCGAACGGGTCTCCGCCACCGCGGGGAGCGAGGTGCTCAGCCACGACGAGCTTCCGCTGCCGGACTACGACCACCTCACCCTCGGGTCGCTGCGCGGCCGGATGCGCAGCCTGGACCTGCCGCAGCTCATCTCGATCCGGGACTACGAGAAGGCCCACGCTGACCGGCTGCCGATCGTGACGATGCTGGACAACCGGATCGCCAAGCTGGCCAACGACCCGACGCGCACCACCGGCTCACCCGGCACCAACCCCCACAGCGGGGCGTAGTCGCAGCGGGAGTGGCCGCCCCCGGCCCGTCCCGCCCTCCGCCGGCTCCGTCCCCGTAGGCTCGCCCGCGTGGGCCTGGCCAACAGCGCGGAGTCGCCGCTGCCCGTCCGTACCGTCGCCCGGTCGCTGGCCGGCTGGATCGACCGGCTCGGCCGGGTCTGGGTGGAGGGCCAGGTCACCCAGCTGTCCAGGCGGCCGGGGACGGTCTTCCTGACGCTGCGCGACCCGGTGGCGGACATGAGCCTGTCGGTGACCTGCCCCCGCGGCGTGTGCGAGGCGGTCGTCCCGGCCCTGGCCGAGGGTGCGCGTGTGGTCGTCCACGCCAAGCCGGAGTTCTACGCCGTCCGCGGCACCCTGAGCCTCAAGGCCCTCGAGATCCGGCCCGTCGGCGTCGGGGAACTGCTGGCGCGGCTCGAGCGGCTCAAGGCGCTGCTCGCCCAGGAGGGCCTGTTCGCGGCGGACCGCAAGAAGCCGCTGCCCTTCCTGCCGCGGCGCGTGGGACTGATCACCGGTCGGGCCGGTGCCGCCGAGCGGGACGTCCTCGAGAACGCCCGGCGGCGTTGGCCGGCCGTCGAGTTCGACGTCCGCGAGGTGGCGGTCCAGGGACACCTCGCCGTCGAACAGGTCCTGGGCGCGCTCCAGCAGCTCGACCAGAGCCCCGAGGTCGACGTGATCGTCATCGCCCGCGGCGGCGGGAGCGTCGAGGACCTGCTGCCCTTCAGCGACGAGGCGCTCTGCCGCGCCGTCGCCCGCTGCCGGACCCCCGTCGTCAGCGCCATCGGTCACGAGCCGGACAGCCCCCTGCTCGACCTGGTCGCCGACGTCCGCTGCTCCACCCCGACCGATGCGGGCAAGCGCGTGGTGCCGGACGTGCAGGAGGAGTCGCAGCGGGTGCGCCAGGCCCGCGACCGCGCCCGCCGCGTGGTGCTGTCCCTGGTCGCCGCCGAGCGCTCCCGGCTGTCCTCCGTACGCAGCCGTCCGGTACTGGCGGCGCCGGCGACGCTGGTCGACGCGCGACGCGAGGACGTACGGGCGCTGCACGAACGGGCCCGCCGCTGCACGGCCGGGCAGCTCGGTCGCGCGCAGGACGACCTGGACCACGTGCGGGCCCGCGTGCTGGCACTGTCACCACAGGCGACCCTGGACCGCGGCTACGCCGTCGTGCAGGACGAGGACGGCGCGGTGGTGCGCGACGCCGACGCCGTGCCACCCGCGACCGACCTGCAGGTCCGGCTGGCCAAGGGTGTCCTGTTCGTCACGGCCGAGTGACGCCCGGGCCAGGCGGGAGGTCGGCCGCCTATGGTCTGCGCTGTGAGTGAGTCCCCCCGGCCCAGCTACGAGCAGGCCCGCGAGGAGCTGGCCGACGTCGTCCGCCAGCTCGAGCAGGGCGGCGCCACGTTGGAGCAGTCGCTGGCGCTCTGGGAGCGCGGCGAGGAGCTGGCGAAGGTCTGCCAGAGCTGGCTGGACGGCGCGAAGGCGCGCCTGGATGCCGCGCTAGCGGGTGGTCAGGGACCGCAGCAGGACCTCTAACTCGGACAACGTGACGCTGGCCCGCTTGGTCCCGACCACGACGGTGGCGCTGCCGTACGAACGGGTGAGCGACAGCGAACCGTCGCTGTCGCGGTACTGCTCCCAGGGCTCGCCCCCGACGGTCAGCGACTCGAGCTGCTCGACGTCCGCACCCACGACGAGCCGGAGGACGTCGTCCCGCGGAGCGGTCGACGCGGCGTACTCGGCGTACTGCTGCGACGGCGTCACCCAGCCGACCCGCACGGTTTGCTGCGCCCCGTCGTAGGTCGCGGAGGTCGCCCGCCAGTCCGCCGGGAGACTCCCGGGCACCGGAGCGGCCGGCACGTCGGCCGCGAAGGCGGCGATCGGCCCGGAGGGGTCGACCTCGCGGAGCTCGACCTCGTCACTGGCCGGTGCCCGAGCGAGCAACCAGATCGGCAGCACCACGAGAATCACCAGACCCAGCGAGCGGGTCATGTCGGTGGCGGTCTCGCGCCCACGCTTGCGCTTCGGGGGGCTGGCTGTGCTCACCCCTCCAGTGTCAGGGATGCGGCGGACGGCCGCCGTGCCGGCTCATGCGGGCCCGGGCGGTCGCCCGATCCGGCCGATCAGCTCGAGGACGTCGCCGGCCAGCCGACCGGCCGACGTCTCGTCCTCGCACACCGCGACCTCGTGGCCGGCCTCGCTGACGACGGTGGTGAGCACCAGGACCAGCGCGTCGCCCCACGGTTCGGCGTCCTCGGGGCCGGAGCTGCCGGAGCTGAGCAGGGTGGCGTTGCGACGGGTCCACTCGCGGTAGCGCCGCCGGGCGACCAGCTCGAAGCCGGGCGGTCCGCCACCGGCGAGGAACAGCCGGGCCAGGTCGCGCTCGACCCAGCAGCCGTCGAGATAGGCGCGGGAGCCCGCGACGAACAGCGCGACCGGGTCGGTCTCGCCCGTGGCGACGGCCCCCCGCACAGCATCGACCGCACGGGCCTCCTGGCGCTGCTGATAGTCCTCGAACAGGGCGAGGTAGAGCTCGGCCTTGCCGCCGAAGTGGTGGTAGAGGCTGCCGACGCTGGCCCCCGCCCCCGCGACCACGTCGGCGATCGAGGCCTCGGCGAAGCCGGACGCGCAGAACACCTCTCGCGCGGCGCACAGCAGCGCGTCACGGGTGCCGGCCGCACGGCTGCCGGCCCGCGGCGGCGTCAGCTGCGCCTGCCTCACGAGCCGCTCCGCAGCTCGGCGTAGGGCACCCGGCGGCGGACGCTGACCTCGCCGATGGTGCTCCACTCGTTCGCACCGAGCCGGGCCATCGGCCTGAGCAGGTCGATCACCGGCCGGTCGTCGCGCAGCACACTCTCCTCGACCGCCACCCACACGACCTCACCGAAGACGACCGTCGAGCCGCCCCCGAAGCTCTTCGTACCGACGGTGCGGCACTCGAGTGCGACGGGCGAGGCAGCGACGCGTGGCGGCGCGACCAGCCGGCTCGGCTCGCGCTGGAGCCCCACGGCGTCGAATTCGCTCACGTCGGCGGGGAAGTCGGTGCCGGTGAGATTGACCTGATCGACCAGCTCCTCCGGGCACAGGCTCACCACGAACTCACCGTTCTCGACGGCGTTGCGCAGCGAATCCTTCGCGCCGACCGAGGTGAACTGCACGACCGGCGGCGACACCGAGCTGATCGTGAAGAACGAGTGCGGCGCGAGGTTGTCCACGCCGTCCGCAGAGCGGGTCGACACCCACGCGATCGGGCGGGGCACGACGACGCTGTTGAGCAGCGCGTAGACCGCGGTGCCGGCCTGCGCCGGGTCGTAGTCGCGTCTCACCGGGCTCACTCTGCCACCGCGCCCGATGCAGAGTGGACGGCCCACCATTAAGGTGCGTCCATGACTGACGACGCGCAGCCGAGTCTCCGCGAAATTCCCGACCGCAACCTCGCCCTGGAGCTCGTACGGGTCACCGAGGCGGCGGCGATGGCGGCCGGCCGGTGGGTGGGCCGTGGCGACAAGAACGGCGGCGACGGTGCGGCCGTCGACGCGATGCGCCAGCTGATCGGCAGCGTGTCGATGAAGGGCGTCGTCGTCATCGGTGAGGGCGAGAAAGACAAGGCGCCGATGCTGTTCAACGGGGAGGAGGTCGGCTGCGGCGAGGGGCCGGAGTGCGACGTCGCCGTCGACCCGATCGACGGCACCACGCTGATGGCCAAGGGCATGCCGAACGCCATCGCCGTCATGGCCGTCGCCGAGCGGGGCACGATGTACGACCCCAGCTCGGTCTTCTACATGGAGAAGCTGGTCACCGGCCCCGAGGCGGCGGACGTCGTCGACATCACCGCCCCGGTGTCCTTCAACGTCAACGCCGTGGCCAAGGCCAAGGGCGGCGAGCCCGAGGACGTCACGGTCTGCCTGCTCGACCGGCCGCGCCACGAGGACCTGGTTCGCGAGGTCCGTGAGGCGGGTGCCCGGATCAAGTTCATCAGCGACGGCGACGTCGCCGGGGCGGTCATGGCCTCCTCCGAGGGCACCGGTGTCGACCTGCTGCTCGGCATCGGCGGGACGCCCGAAGGGATCATCACGGCCTGCGCCGTCAAGTGCTTGGGCGGCACCATCCAGGCCAAGCTCTGGCCGCAGAAGAAGAGCGAGTTCACCAACGCCGCAGCCGCCGGGCTCGACCTCGATGCGATCCTCGGCATGGATGACCTGGTCCGGAGCGACAACGTGTTCTTCGTCGCGACCGGCATCACCGACGGGGAGCTGGTGCGCGGCGTGCGCTACCGGGGCGGTGGTGCGACGACCGAGTCGCTGGTGATGCGGTCCAAGTCCGGGACGATCCGCCGGGTGACCTCGCAGCACCGGCTGACCAAGCTGCGGGCGTACGCCTCGATCGACTTCGAGCACCACAGCAGGTAGCGACGCCCTTGCGTCATGCCCGCTGAGCGTGGATCTGCTCCTCTGCGCAGGACGCAAGGGGCGCGCCTAGCCTCGGGGCGTGCGCATCGCGACCTGGAACGTCAACTCGATCGGAGCCCGCCTGCCGCGCCTGCTGCCGTGGCTGGAGGAGGTCGCCCCGGACGTCGTCGCGCTGCAGGAGACCAAGTGCGCGGACGGCAGCTTCCCGCACCTGCCGTTGCAGGCGTTGGGCTACGAGGTCGCGCACTCCGGCGACGGACGGTGGAACGGCGCCGCGGTCCTGTCCCGGGTGGGGCTGTCGGAGGTGTCGCTGACGCTGGACGGCCACCCCGAGCCGCGGCTCGCCTCGGCGCAGTGCGGGCCGCTGCGGGTGTTCAGCTGCTACGTGCCGAACGGGCGGGCGCTGGGTGACCCGCACTACGCCTACAAGCTGGCCTGGCTGGACGCGCTGCGCGAGCGGCTGGCGGACCTCGACCCAGTCGCTCCCCTCGTGGTCATGGGTGACCTCAATGTCGCGCTGCACGACCGGGACGTGTGGGACATCGGCGCCTTCGCCGGCTCCACACACGTCACCGCGGCCGAGCGCGCCGCCGTCCAGGCGCTGCTGGACTGGGGGCTGGTCGACGTGCAGGCGCGGCCCGGCAAGGGTGAGGTGCCGTTCACCTACTGGGACTACCGCGCCGGGATGCTGCACAAGAACCTCGGGATGCGGATCGACTACCTGCTGGCCACGCCGGCGGTGCAGGTGCGCGCCGCCTGGGTGGACCGCGAGGCCCGCAAGGGCAAGGGAGCGAGCGATCACGCCCCGGTGGTGGCCGACATCGACCTCTGATGTGGCCCTTGCGTCCTGCTGAGAGGAGAGCTCTGCGCCGAGGTCAGCAGGACGTACGANNNNNNNNNNNNNNNNNNNNNNNNNNNNNNNNNNNNNNNNNNNNNNNNNNNNNNNNNNNNNNNNNNNNNNNNNNNNNNNNNNNNNNNNNNNNNNNNNNNNGCCCTTGCGTCCTGCTGAGAGGAGAGCTCTGCGCCGAGGTCAGCAGGACGTACGAGGGTCAGGCTGCGGGGCGACGCCAGCCGCGGGAGCAGAAGAGCTCCTCCAGGGCGTCCAGCACGGCACCCTCATCCAGCCGCCACGCGACCATGGGTATCCGGACGACCGTCCGACCCTCGACCGCGAGCCCCACGTCTCGCAGCAGGTCCTGCAGGCGAGCCTCTGGCAGGTCGTGCTGCGGTCCGTCGATCTCGAGTGTCACCTCCTGGTCCGGGAAGTCCACGTCGAGGTACTGGTTGCCCGAGGGGCGCCGGCGCAGGGACTGCCGCGCCGGCTCGGGCAGCCCCCGCCGCCGCAACGCTGCGGCGACGTCGAGCTCGTTCAGGCTGCGTACGCCGTCGGAGACATCGCTGGCGATCCTCACCAGCAGAGTCCGGCGACGGTGGCGCCGTACCGTCGCCACGGCGTCGTACAGCTCGAGAGGTGAGGCCTTGCGCTGCTGGACGACGAGGGTCAGGAACAGCGTCGCCTCCCGGTCGGTGCGCGCCCACAACGCGGCGTGCACCGCTGCCCGCGACGGCTGCACCCGCGGAATGCCCATCCGGAGGACGTCGTCCTCGCACCAGCGCCGGCTCTCGTGGAATCGGACGCCCTTCAGGCGGACCCGGCGGCTGCCCTTGGCCACGATCACGTGGATGACGTCGTCGGTCAGGGCGTCGATCCCGGCCTCCTGAAGGGCGGTGGCGCCGTCGAGCGCCGCTCTCGGGCCACCCTCGAGAACGGCGACCCAGCGGTTGGCGGCCGTCGGCAGTGGACCGTTGTGCAGAGCCACGGTCTGCCTGCCGGTCCGTTGCCACCGGCCGACCCGCAGCTCGTGACGCACCAGCCAGCGCGGGACGCCCGCGGCGTAGAGCTGCCGACGGCTGACCACCTGCGCCTGCAGCCGGCCCGCGCGAGCCGCGGCCGCACGGGCCAAGAGCGGCGGGAGGTGCTGAACACTGCGGAGGAGAGCCGTCATGGCGGGCAGTGGAGCAGTTGCTGCGCCGGAAAGCGACGCGCGGCGGCCAGCTGTGGACGACCCTGCGTCCTGCCCACAGGAGCAGCCGCCCGCCTGCTCAGCAGGACGTACGGCGCCCAGCTCCCGAGGCACGCCCCGTACGTCCTGCTCAGAGGCGACCCCCACGCGCGGCGGAGCAGGACGCAAGGAAGCAACGCCGCCCCGAGGTGGGCACCCGGCGGCGGCGGTGGGACCGGGCTCGGGGCAGGATGACCGGCATGGCAGAGCAGACGCAGGAGTGGCGGGTCGAGCACGACACGATGGGCGAGGTGCGGGTCCCGAAGGACGCGCTCTACCGCAGCCAGACGCAGCGTGCGGTGGAGAACTTCCCCGTCAGCGGTCAGCGGCTCGAGCGGGCGCACATCGAGGCGCTGGCCCGCATCAAGGCCGCGGCAGCCAAGGTCAACGCCGACCTCGGCGTGCTCGAGCCCGAGCTGGCCCGGGCGGTCCAGGACGCCGCCGCCGAGGTGGCCGCCGGTGACCATGACGCGCACTTCCCGGTGGATGTCTTCCAGACCGGTTCCGGCACCAGCAGCAACATGAACATCAACGAGGTGCTCGCGACGCTGGCGAGCAGCAAGCTCGGCAGCGCGGTGCACCCCAACGACCACGTGAACGCCAGTCAGTCGAGCAACGACGTCTTCCCGAGCAGCATCCACATCGCCGCCACGAGCGCCGTCGTGACAAACCTGATCCCCGCCCTCGAGCATCTGGCCGCCGCACTCGAGCGCAAGCGCGAGGAATTCGCCGGTGTCGTGAAGTCCGGCCGGACCCATCTGATGGACGCCACCCCCGTGACGCTCGGGCAGGAGTTCGGCGGCTACGCCGCCCAGATGCGGTACGGCATCGAGCGCCTGCAGGGCAGCCTCCCCCGGCTGGCCGAGCTCCCGCTCGGCGGCACCGCCGTCGGCACCGGCATCAACACCCCGCCCGGCTTCAGCGCCACCGTCATCGCCGAGGTCGCCCGCGAGACCGGCCTCCCGCTGACCGAGGCCCGCGACCACTTCGAGGCGCAGGGGGCACGCGATGGTCTGGTCGAGACGAGCGGGCAGCTTCGCACCATCGCCGTCAGCCTCAACAAGATCAGCAACGACCTGCGCTGGATGGGCTCGGGTCCGCGCGCCGGCCTCGGCGAGATCCTGCTGCCGGACCTGCAACCGGGCTCGAGCATCATGCCCGGCAAGGTGAACCCGGTCATCCCCGAGGCGACCCACATGGTGTGCGCGCAGGTGATCGGCAACGACGCCGCGATCGGCTTCGCCGGCGCCGCCGGCAACTTCGAGCTCAACGTGATGCTGCCGGTGATGGCACGCAACCTGCTCGAGTCAATCCGCCTGCTGGCCAACATCTCCCGCCTGCTCGCCGACCGTACGATCGACGGGACCGTGGCCGACGAGGAGCGCTGCCGCGAGCTGGCCGAGTCCTCCCCCAGCATCGTCACGCCGCTGAACAAGTACATCGGGTACGAGAGCGCCGCCAAGGTGGCCAAGCAGGCCCTGAAGGAGAAGAAGACGATCCGGCAGGTCGTGCTCGAGGGCGGCTACATCGAGCAGGGCGATCTCACCGAAGTCCAGCTCGACGAGGCACTCGACGTGCTGAGGATGACTCGGCCCGGGTTGTAGGCGCCCCGCCCCACAGAGCGCCCCGACGGGCATTGGCCGCCGGGCACCTACAGGGGAAGGTCCTCGAGCATCTCGGTGACCAGCGCGGCGATCGGCGAGCGCTCGGACCGGGTGAGCGTCACGTGGGCGAACAGCGGGTGCCCCTTGAGTGCCTCGATGACGGCAGCCACCCCGTCGTGCCGGCCGACGCGCAGGTTGTCGCGCTGCGCGACGTCGTGGGTGAGCACCACCCGTGAGCCCTGCCCCAGCCGGGACAGCACCGTGAGCAGCACCCCCCGCTCGAGCGACTGCGCCTCGTCCACGATGACGAATGCGTCGTGCAGCGAGCGGCCGCGGATGTGGGTGAGCGGCAGCACCTCGAGCAGCCCTCGCGCGAGCACCTCCTCGACGACCTCGGGAGCGACCAGGGCGCCGAGGGTGTCGAAGACGGCCTGCGCCCACGGGCTCATCTTCTCGGCGCTGTCACCGGGGAGGTAGCCGAGGTCCTGGCCGCCGACGGCGTACAGCGGGCGGAAGACCACCACCTTCTTGTGGGCCCGCCGCTCGAGTACCGACTCGAGCCCGGCACACAGGGCGAGCGCGGACTTGCCGGTGCCGGCGCGCCCACCCAGCGACACGATCCCGACGTCGGGGTCGAGCAGCAGGTCGATCGCGACCCGCTGCTCGGCCGAGCGGCCGTGCACGCCGAACGCGTCGCGGTCGCCGCGTACCAGCCGGACGCTCTTGTCCGGCGCCACCCGGCCGAGCCCGCTGCCGCGCTCGGACAGCAGCACCAGGCCGGTGTGGGTGGGCAGCTCACGGGCAGCCTCCAGCTCGAGCCGGCCGTCGGCGTAGAGCAGGTCGAGGTCACTGCCGGCCAGTTCGAGCTCGGCCATCCCCGTCCAGCCGCTGGAGACCGCCAGCTCGGCGCGGTACTCCTGGGCCGTCAGCCCGATCGATGCGGCCTTGACCCGCAGCGGCAGGTCTTTCGAGACGAGCACGACATCGGCACCCTCGGACGCGAGGTTCGCTGCGACCGCGAGGATCCGGCTGTCGCCGTCGTCACTGCGAAAGCCGGCCGGCAGTGCGGAGGCGTCCACGTGGTTGAGCTCGACCCGCAGCGTCCCGGAGCCGATCGGCAGCGGGCGGTCCAGCCGGCCGTGCGCCACCCGCAGGTCATCGAGCAGCCGCAGCGCCTGTCGGGCGAACCAGCCGAGCTCGGGGTGGTCACGCTTGCCCTCGAGCTCGCTGACGACGACGAGCGGGACGACCACCTCGTGCTCGG contains:
- the glpX gene encoding class II fructose-bisphosphatase → MTDDAQPSLREIPDRNLALELVRVTEAAAMAAGRWVGRGDKNGGDGAAVDAMRQLIGSVSMKGVVVIGEGEKDKAPMLFNGEEVGCGEGPECDVAVDPIDGTTLMAKGMPNAIAVMAVAERGTMYDPSSVFYMEKLVTGPEAADVVDITAPVSFNVNAVAKAKGGEPEDVTVCLLDRPRHEDLVREVREAGARIKFISDGDVAGAVMASSEGTGVDLLLGIGGTPEGIITACAVKCLGGTIQAKLWPQKKSEFTNAAAAGLDLDAILGMDDLVRSDNVFFVATGITDGELVRGVRYRGGGATTESLVMRSKSGTIRRVTSQHRLTKLRAYASIDFEHHSR
- a CDS encoding exodeoxyribonuclease III, producing the protein MRIATWNVNSIGARLPRLLPWLEEVAPDVVALQETKCADGSFPHLPLQALGYEVAHSGDGRWNGAAVLSRVGLSEVSLTLDGHPEPRLASAQCGPLRVFSCYVPNGRALGDPHYAYKLAWLDALRERLADLDPVAPLVVMGDLNVALHDRDVWDIGAFAGSTHVTAAERAAVQALLDWGLVDVQARPGKGEVPFTYWDYRAGMLHKNLGMRIDYLLATPAVQVRAAWVDREARKGKGASDHAPVVADIDL
- a CDS encoding class II fumarate hydratase; the protein is MAEQTQEWRVEHDTMGEVRVPKDALYRSQTQRAVENFPVSGQRLERAHIEALARIKAAAAKVNADLGVLEPELARAVQDAAAEVAAGDHDAHFPVDVFQTGSGTSSNMNINEVLATLASSKLGSAVHPNDHVNASQSSNDVFPSSIHIAATSAVVTNLIPALEHLAAALERKREEFAGVVKSGRTHLMDATPVTLGQEFGGYAAQMRYGIERLQGSLPRLAELPLGGTAVGTGINTPPGFSATVIAEVARETGLPLTEARDHFEAQGARDGLVETSGQLRTIAVSLNKISNDLRWMGSGPRAGLGEILLPDLQPGSSIMPGKVNPVIPEATHMVCAQVIGNDAAIGFAGAAGNFELNVMLPVMARNLLESIRLLANISRLLADRTIDGTVADEERCRELAESSPSIVTPLNKYIGYESAAKVAKQALKEKKTIRQVVLEGGYIEQGDLTEVQLDEALDVLRMTRPGL
- a CDS encoding PhoH family protein, whose translation is MKTFVLDTSVLLSDPGAMARFAEHEVVVPLVVVSELEGKRDHPELGWFARQALRLLDDLRVAHGRLDRPLPIGSGTLRVELNHVDASALPAGFRSDDGDSRILAVAANLASEGADVVLVSKDLPLRVKAASIGLTAQEYRAELAVSSGWTGMAELELAGSDLDLLYADGRLELEAARELPTHTGLVLLSERGSGLGRVAPDKSVRLVRGDRDAFGVHGRSAEQRVAIDLLLDPDVGIVSLGGRAGTGKSALALCAGLESVLERRAHKKVVVFRPLYAVGGQDLGYLPGDSAEKMSPWAQAVFDTLGALVAPEVVEEVLARGLLEVLPLTHIRGRSLHDAFVIVDEAQSLERGVLLTVLSRLGQGSRVVLTHDVAQRDNLRVGRHDGVAAVIEALKGHPLFAHVTLTRSERSPIAALVTEMLEDLPL